From Sulfurovum zhangzhouensis, one genomic window encodes:
- a CDS encoding cation:proton antiporter, which translates to MIEVHEFFLTLFLILVSARLLGEVFSRFGIPAVLGELSAGVLLGSSFLELIEVNEILKILAEIGIILLLFEVGLNTDFQRLKEAGKQATIVAFFGVISPFITAFLVSYYFFHLSPEVSLFIGGTLTATSIGITLRVLKDLKQENSSMAQVVIGAAVLDDIIGVILLVFIYDYALHQEVSLKHTMSVTAFIITFLVFAPFLAHYFSLLLRKLDKFSRVPGFIPTSIISLIVFFAYLAHLAGAPEILGAFSAGIALSRRFIIPFGASLQKDEDFLEKITHSINPIMHMFTPIFFVTVGLSMNLKIIDFTSSSFWIMSFMLFIVAVLGKYLGAFLVNGYSFYYKSMIGVSMIPRGEVGLIFAEIGRINGIIGNEIYAVLIFVIVLTTIVPPFILKWLCKREYNDG; encoded by the coding sequence ATGATAGAAGTACACGAATTTTTTTTAACGCTTTTTTTAATTCTTGTAAGTGCCCGATTACTCGGTGAAGTATTTTCCCGATTTGGTATTCCGGCTGTACTTGGTGAACTAAGTGCGGGTGTATTGCTGGGAAGCTCTTTTCTGGAACTTATAGAAGTAAATGAAATTTTAAAGATCCTAGCAGAGATCGGTATCATCCTCTTGTTGTTTGAAGTAGGGCTGAATACAGATTTTCAACGTCTTAAAGAAGCTGGGAAACAAGCGACTATAGTTGCATTTTTTGGTGTGATATCACCTTTTATAACAGCATTTTTGGTATCCTACTATTTCTTTCATCTTTCTCCTGAAGTTTCTTTGTTTATAGGCGGCACATTGACTGCAACCAGCATAGGAATTACTCTTAGGGTCCTTAAAGATCTTAAGCAAGAAAACAGCAGTATGGCCCAGGTTGTCATCGGTGCAGCAGTATTGGATGATATTATAGGTGTCATATTACTGGTATTTATCTATGATTATGCACTTCATCAAGAGGTGAGTCTCAAACATACAATGAGTGTAACTGCATTCATTATTACATTTTTAGTTTTTGCTCCGTTTTTAGCACATTATTTTTCTTTACTGTTACGAAAACTGGACAAGTTCTCAAGAGTACCGGGGTTTATACCGACATCGATCATATCTTTGATCGTTTTTTTCGCCTATCTGGCACATTTAGCAGGTGCACCGGAAATATTAGGTGCTTTTTCTGCAGGTATAGCTTTGTCACGTAGATTTATCATTCCTTTTGGTGCCAGCTTGCAAAAAGATGAGGACTTTTTGGAGAAAATCACTCATTCGATCAATCCTATTATGCATATGTTCACGCCAATATTTTTTGTGACTGTAGGGCTCTCTATGAACCTAAAAATTATAGATTTTACATCATCTTCTTTTTGGATAATGAGTTTTATGCTGTTTATTGTTGCTGTACTTGGTAAGTATCTAGGGGCATTTTTAGTCAATGGTTATAGTTTTTACTATAAATCTATGATCGGTGTATCAATGATACCTAGAGGTGAGGTAGGACTAATATTTGCTGAGATAGGGAGAATCAATGGAATCATTGGGAATGAGATCTATGCAGTCTTGATCTTTGTGATCGTACTCACTACGATAGTACCGCCATTTATTTTGAAATGGTTGTGCAAGCGTGAGTACAATGACGGTTAA
- a CDS encoding DEAD/DEAH box helicase — protein sequence MSFSELHLKPSILKALEKKAYSDATPIQKELIPVIFSGHDVLAGAQTGTGKTAAFALPILQDLAGKFEEGKHYPKALILVPTRELAKQVHQSFVEYGEFLPLKSEVLYGGANFSAQTNRLKNGVDIIIATTGRLLEHIGKNHIDLKTIKFLVMDEADTILDMGFLNEVSQIFQHLPETRQNILISATLSAPLKKLSREVLHKPKRIEVDNMGTAASLVKQVVYPVEAEKKAELLSYLIGSRNYSMVMVFVRKRAEADMVAEELELSGLKTAVIHGEKSSGERSRALSDFKEGKIRVLVATDIAARGLDIPSLEVVFSYDIPHVTQDFIHRIGRTGRAGKAGLAITLISPSEMVALRDVERMLGRPLPKENLEGYAPKVLGTQKGARKSDKKKSTDGAFGSKKKKSTTFSKTKKRKTTKRDGFKVYDENKSTKDKKKGRK from the coding sequence ATGTCTTTTTCTGAGTTACATTTAAAACCATCAATTTTAAAGGCATTAGAGAAAAAAGCTTATAGTGATGCAACCCCGATACAAAAAGAGCTCATTCCAGTAATTTTTTCAGGCCATGATGTCTTAGCCGGTGCACAAACCGGTACCGGTAAGACGGCTGCATTTGCACTCCCGATCCTTCAGGACCTGGCCGGAAAATTTGAAGAGGGGAAACATTATCCCAAAGCATTGATCCTTGTACCCACACGTGAACTTGCTAAGCAGGTGCATCAGAGTTTTGTTGAGTATGGAGAGTTTCTCCCACTCAAAAGTGAAGTGCTTTATGGCGGTGCCAATTTCAGTGCACAGACTAATAGACTAAAAAATGGTGTTGATATCATTATCGCTACGACAGGGCGTTTATTAGAGCATATTGGGAAAAATCATATTGATCTTAAAACAATCAAGTTCTTAGTAATGGATGAAGCAGATACAATCCTTGATATGGGATTTCTCAATGAAGTTTCTCAAATTTTTCAGCATCTTCCGGAAACAAGACAGAATATATTGATTTCTGCTACGCTTTCTGCACCTCTGAAAAAACTATCGCGTGAGGTACTGCATAAGCCAAAACGTATCGAAGTAGATAATATGGGAACAGCTGCCTCTTTGGTAAAACAGGTTGTTTATCCGGTAGAAGCAGAGAAAAAAGCAGAACTACTTTCTTATCTAATAGGATCAAGAAATTATTCCATGGTGATGGTTTTTGTAAGAAAAAGAGCTGAAGCAGACATGGTCGCCGAAGAACTAGAACTTTCTGGACTTAAAACAGCTGTGATTCACGGTGAGAAGAGTTCTGGTGAGCGCAGTAGAGCATTGAGCGATTTCAAAGAGGGCAAGATTCGTGTATTAGTTGCAACAGATATTGCAGCAAGAGGTTTGGATATACCTAGTCTTGAGGTTGTCTTCAGTTATGATATTCCCCATGTAACACAAGATTTTATCCACCGTATCGGCCGTACCGGAAGAGCAGGGAAAGCAGGACTCGCTATTACTCTGATCTCACCTAGCGAAATGGTTGCATTAAGAGATGTTGAACGTATGCTGGGGAGGCCTCTTCCCAAAGAGAACCTTGAAGGGTATGCACCAAAAGTGCTAGGTACTCAAAAAGGTGCCAGAAAGAGCGATAAAAAGAAAAGTACAGATGGTGCTTTTGGAAGTAAAAAGAAAAAATCAACGACTTTTTCAAAAACCAAAAAACGAAAAACAACGAAGCGCGATGGTTTTAAAGTCTATGATGAAAATAAAAGCACTAAAGATAAAAAGAAAGGAAGGAAGTAA